In one window of Zingiber officinale cultivar Zhangliang chromosome 11A, Zo_v1.1, whole genome shotgun sequence DNA:
- the LOC122032108 gene encoding ubiquitin-conjugating enzyme E2-17 kDa-like isoform X2: MASKRIQKELKDLEMDPPLSCSAGPVGEDMSHWQATIMGPADSPFAGGVFLVSIHFPPDYPFKPPKMKFLTQVYHPNINSNGSICLDILKEEWSPALTISKVLLSLCSLLTDPNPDDPLVLEIAQVYKTDRVKYETTARSWTRKYAMG, from the exons ATGGCTTCCAAGAGGATACAGAAGGAGTTAAAGGACTTGGAGATGGACCCGCCCCTGTCATGCAGTGCAG GTCCTGTTGGTGAGGACATGTCCCACTGGCAAGCCACCATTATGGGACCTGCTGATAGCCCATTTGCAGGCGGTGTATTTTTAGTGAGTATTCACTTTCCACCAGATTATCCCTTCAAGCCACCAAAG ATGAAATTTCTAACACAAGTCTATCACCCAAATATCAACAGTAACGGCAGCATCTGCCTTGACATTCTGAAGGAGGAATGGAGTCCTGCTTTGACAATATCTAAG GTGTTGTTATCGTTGTGCTCACTCCTCACTGATCCCAACCCTGATGATCCTTTGGTTCTTGAGATCGCTCAAGTTTACAAGACTGATCGAGTCAAGTATGAGACCACTGCCAGGTCATGGACTCGGAAATATGCCATGGGTTAA
- the LOC122032108 gene encoding ubiquitin-conjugating enzyme E2-17 kDa-like isoform X1: MASKRIQKELKDLEMDPPLSCSAGPVGEDMSHWQATIMGPADSPFAGGVFLVSIHFPPDYPFKPPKMKFLTQVYHPNINSNGSICLDILKEEWSPALTISKVNFFTKCSHHYLHNLGVDFFNICLDILKEKWSPALTISKVMLSLCSFLTDPNPDHPLVIEIAQIYKTDRVKYETIARSWTQKYAMG, from the exons ATGGCTTCCAAGAGGATACAGAAGGAGTTAAAGGACTTGGAGATGGACCCGCCCCTGTCATGCAGTGCAG GTCCTGTTGGTGAGGACATGTCCCACTGGCAAGCCACCATTATGGGACCTGCTGATAGCCCATTTGCAGGCGGTGTATTTTTAGTGAGTATTCACTTTCCACCAGATTATCCCTTCAAGCCACCAAAG ATGAAATTTCTAACACAAGTCTATCACCCAAATATCAACAGTAACGGCAGCATCTGCCTTGACATTCTGAAGGAGGAATGGAGTCCTGCTTTGACAATATCTAAGGTA aatttcttcaccaagtgttcg CATCATTACCTTCATAATCTCGGTGTTGATTTCTTCAACATCTGCCTTGACATTCTGAAGGAGAAATGGAGTCCTGCTTTGACAATATCTAAG GTGATGTTGTCATTGTGCTCATTCCTCACTGATCCCAACCCTGATCATCCTTTGGTTATTGAGATCGCTCAAATTTACAAGACTGATCGAGTCAAGTACGAGACCATTGCCAGGTCATGGACTCAGAAATATGCCATGGGTTAA